The following DNA comes from Croceicoccus sp. YJ47.
AGAAGAACACGACCACGGGGCGGTCGCCGGCATTCGCGGTCGCGCCCGGCGCGCTGTCCCTGGGCGCATAGATGTCGAGCCTTTGCCGCGGGTCGTCGCCATAGGGGATGCCGGTCGCGACCCGCCGTGCGCCGCCGTCCTTCGGCATGAGGCTGTTGAATGTGCGCAGCGGCGAACACGCAGCCACCGCACCCGTGCCGAGCAGGATCGCGGCCATGGCGATCCATGCCGGTGCCTTGCCGCCTCGTTGCCTCCACCGTGTCATTCCCGTCCCCCTGCGCATCGGCACCGCCGCCGCTATCCGTGTCCGCCCCGCATTTGGCAAGCGCCTGCAAACAGGAGAAATTAGACTTGTCGCCGCCCCGCGCTCCATTACAGATGTAACGGGATGAAAGGGATTGGTGTGAGCAGATCGTTCGGTTCGCTTGAAAAGGCCGGGAAGCATTGCGGCGGACTGCTCGCCATGGACCGGCGCATGCGGCCCCATCTTCCCGATGGTCATCGCTGGAACCTGTCGGACGCGATCCTCGACACCCGCCGGGTGCAGCGCGATACGCAGATTTCCTTTGCCGAACGCATGGCGGAACCGCTCCTGCATATCGAGGAAGGCCTCGCCTACAGCTTCACCACGCTGCCCGACGGGCGCCGCCATGTCGAGGATATGTTCGGCAGCGGCGGCGTGTGCAACTGGAGGCAGAGCCTGCGCGCCGCGCTCCCCTATGCGCTCATGCTGAAGGCGGGGACCACGATCACCCGGCTCGACACGGCCGCCGTCCTGCGCGAGATGGAGCGCGATCCCCATCTGGCCGAGGCGTTTCGCAGGCTCGACCTGTCGCGGCAATGGCGCCTGCGCCAGCGCAGCCGCACCCTCATCAGCGGGGCCATCCATGACGGGCTCATGCATGTCCTCCTCGATCTCAGCTTCGAGACGCATGGCACCTTCGGGCGCTTCGACCCGATGCCCGTCCAGATGACGCAGGAGGAGATCAGCACCATCCTCGGCTCCTCCACCGTCCATGTGAACCGTACGGTGAAGAAGCTCGTGGCCGATGGCCGCCTGCGCCGCCGCAGCCGCGTGTTCGAAATCGTCGACCCGGACCGCGAACGCCAGCGTCTCGCCTATGACACGCCCTCATTCCCGGCTATCGCCGGCAAACCCGCTCTTGTGAAGGAACCATCCGCATGATCGTCACGCCTGCCGTTTTTCGCCTTTCATTGCCGGCCATGCTGCTCGCCACGGTTCCGATGTTCGCCCCGGCCATGGCGCAGACGGCGCCGATCGTGCAGCCCGGCGGCGTCGGCGCCGGTGCGCGCAATCTTTCGGCGGAGCAGGCCCGGCAGCTGGCAGGGGCGCAATATTCGCCCGCCGATGTCGATTTCATGCAGCAGATGATCGCCCACCACCGGCAGGCGGTCGAGATGGCCGCACTCGTCGCGGATCGCACCAATCGGGAGGAGATCGTCGCGGTCGCGGGCCGCATCGACGCAGGGCAGGCGGACGAGATCGCCTTCATGACCAACTGGCTCGCCGAACATGGCGAACCTGTTGAAATGGCCGGCATGGGCCATGCGCACCACACCGACATGAAAGGCATGGCCAGCCCGCAGCAGATGGCCCGGCTCGCCGCGTCGAACGGGGCGAATTTCGATGCGCAGTTCCTCACCCTCATGATCGCGCACCACGAAGGCGCGGTCGACATGGTCGATGCGCTGCTGCAACAGCCGGGCACGGCCTATGACCCGGTCATGCTGGAATTCACCGATGATGTGAAGAACGACCAGAACGCCGAGATCGAGCGGATGAACGCCGTCCTCGCCAGCCTGTCGGACGATCCGCGCGCGACATTGACCGCAGGGCTGACCGATGCGGGGCAGGCGATCGAGAACCTGCGCCTCGTCACCAGCCTGCCGAAACCCGCCGGATTCTTCGACCCCGCCAATCCGGGCGAGTTGCAGCCGCTGAAACCCAAAAAGACCGGCGAGGAGGACGCAGACGCCGCCGTCGCCTCCGACCCCCGCGACGAGGAAGCGGACAAGCCGCAATTCGGCACGCG
Coding sequences within:
- a CDS encoding Crp/Fnr family transcriptional regulator, translated to MSRSFGSLEKAGKHCGGLLAMDRRMRPHLPDGHRWNLSDAILDTRRVQRDTQISFAERMAEPLLHIEEGLAYSFTTLPDGRRHVEDMFGSGGVCNWRQSLRAALPYALMLKAGTTITRLDTAAVLREMERDPHLAEAFRRLDLSRQWRLRQRSRTLISGAIHDGLMHVLLDLSFETHGTFGRFDPMPVQMTQEEISTILGSSTVHVNRTVKKLVADGRLRRRSRVFEIVDPDRERQRLAYDTPSFPAIAGKPALVKEPSA